From Campylobacter lari, one genomic window encodes:
- a CDS encoding type II toxin-antitoxin system RelE/ParE family toxin gives MQIIQTDRFLNELGVISDFISLDSVKQANLFLDKLEQSIHNLSFMPYKNRKSLSFDDENIRDLIFKGYVIPYLIDTNKDQIIILGIYKSNIFF, from the coding sequence ATGCAGATCATACAAACTGATCGTTTTTTAAATGAATTAGGGGTAATATCTGATTTTATTTCATTAGATAGTGTAAAACAAGCTAATTTATTTTTAGATAAATTAGAACAAAGTATTCATAATCTTTCTTTTATGCCTTATAAAAATAGAAAATCTTTATCTTTTGATGATGAAAATATAAGAGATTTAATTTTTAAAGGTTATGTTATCCCTTATTTAATTGATACAAACAAAGATCAAATTATAATACTTGGTATTTATAAAAGTAACATTTTCTTTTAA